A genomic window from Astatotilapia calliptera chromosome 12, fAstCal1.2, whole genome shotgun sequence includes:
- the rtn4r gene encoding reticulon-4 receptor, with product MKTVIIDGGRLLFLVMWLNLVPQTDSCPAKCVCYREPRPTVACQQQGLFTIPTEIPARSQRIFLQSNKLTVVRSTSFSSCHNLTVLWLYSNNISYIEAGAFYGLEKLEELDIGDNSNLRTISPTAFRGLTKLHTLHLHRCGLSELPVGVFRGMFSLQYLYLQDNNILTLHDDTFLDLGNLTYLHLHNNKIKIVTDNMFRGLINLDRLLLHQNRVIYVQPRAFNDLGKLKSLFLFFNNLTVLTGETMDPLVSLQYLRLNGNQWICDCRARSLWDWFKRFKGSSSELECNVPEFLAGKDLKRLKSQDLEGCVETPQIQTNLFSSKPQSGKFLSTESPVGDTIPRCCLGDNDKSSILSGKSRQITNNPLKEKENMSKTKYKDPERTKNETQNKQNDGPLGTLSNTLERSLENLNPDLIDNLESSTASNKKKKKCSKKPKSDTHCIKGRGSNLQVLHFLFIPMTWISLAMS from the coding sequence GGGGGCGACTCCTTTTTCTAGTGATGTGGCTGAACCTTGTGCCTCAGACTGACAGCTGCCCTGCCAAGTGTGTGTGCTACAGAGAACCCAGGCCCACTGTGGCTTGCCAACAACAAGGACTGTTTACCATCCCTACTGAGATCCCAGCACGGAGCCAACGAATATTTCTCCAGAGCAACAAGCTGACGGTGGTACGGTCCACCAGTTTCAGTTCTTGCCATAATCTTACTGTTCTCTGGCTGTACTCCAACAACATCAGCTACATTGAGGCTGGAGCCTTTTATGGCTTAGAAAAACTGGAGGAACTGGACATTGGAGACAACAGCAACCTCCGCACCATCAGCCCAACAGCCTTCCGGGGCTTAACTAAGCTGCATACccttcacctgcacaggtgtggCCTGTCAGAGCTCCCTGTTGGGGTTTTCCGAGGAATGTTCTCTCTACAGTACCTTTATCTGCAGGACAATAACATTCTAACCCTGCATGATGACACTTTTCTGGATCTTGGTAACCTCACCTATCTCCACCTGCACAATAACAAGATCAAGATAGTAACAGACAACATGTTTCGAGGGTTAATCAATCTGGACCGGCTGCTGCTACACCAAAACCGGGTTATTTATGTCCAACCCAGGGCTTTTAATGACCTCGGTAAGCTGAAATCCTTGTTCTTGTTCTTCAACAATCTTACCGTCTTGACAGGGGAGACCATGGACCCACTGGTTTCTCTCCAGTATTTGCGTTTAAATGGGAATCAGTGGATTTGTGATTGTCGGGCCAGAAGCTTGTGGGACTGGTTCAAACGTTTCAAAGGTTCCAGCTCTGAGTTGGAGTGCAATGTCCCCGAGTTCCTGGCGGGAAAGGACCTTAAACGACTGAAAAGCCAAGATTTGGAGGGATGTGTGGAAACACCTCAAATCCAGACCAATCTCTTTAGCTCCAAGCCACAGTCTGGAAAATTCCTTTCCACTGAAAGCCCTGTGGGGGACACCATCCCCAGGTGTTGCCTTGGAGATAATGACAAGTCCTCTATCCTGTCTGGAAAGAGTCGCCAAATCACTAACAACCCCCTTAAGGAAAAGGAGAACATGTCCAAAACTAAATATAAGGAtccagaaagaacaaaaaatgagACCCAAAACAAGCAGAATGATGGACCACTAGGAACCTTGTCGAACACCCTGGAAAGGTCTTTGGAAAACTTAAACCCTGACCTTATAGACAACCTGGAATCATCCACAgcatcaaacaaaaagaaaaagaagtgttcCAAAAAGCCAAAATCAGACACCCACTGCATCAAAGGTCGGGGTTCTAATTTGCAAGTGCTGCACTTTCTCTTCATTCCCATGACCTGGATATCTCTAGCCATGTCTTAG